A genome region from Meleagris gallopavo isolate NT-WF06-2002-E0010 breed Aviagen turkey brand Nicholas breeding stock chromosome 9, Turkey_5.1, whole genome shotgun sequence includes the following:
- the EDA gene encoding ectodysplasin-A, with amino-acid sequence MGPPGPPGPPGPQGPPGLQGPSGATDKAGSRDTQPAVVHLQGQGSAIQVKNGGVLNDWSRITMNPKVFKLHARSGELEVLVDGTYFIYSQVEVYYINFTDFASYEVVVDEKPFLQCTRSIETGKTNFNTCYTAGVCLLKARQKIAVKMVHADISINMSKHTTFFGAIRLGDAPAS; translated from the exons ATGGGACCACCCGGCCCCCCGGGGCCACCCGGCCCTCAGGGCcccccagggctgcagggccCCTCAG GTGCCACAGACAAGGCCGGCTCCCGAGACACCCAG CCAGCTGTGGTCCACCTTCAAGGCCAAGGCTCAGCCATCCAAGTGAAGAATG GTGGAGTCCTCAATGACTGGTCTCGCATCACTATGAACCCCAAGGTGTTTAAGCTGCATGCCCGCAGTGGGGAGCTGGAGGTACTGGTGGACGGCACATACTTCATCTATAGTCAGGTAGAA GTATACTACATAAACTTCACAGATTTTGCCAGCTATGAGGTGGTGGTGGATGAAAAACCCTTTCTGCAATGCACTCGGAGTATTGAGACCGGCAAGACCAACTTCAATACCTGCTATACAGCCGGGGTCTGCCTCCTCAAAGCCAGGCAGAAGATTGCTGTGAAAATGGTCCACGCTGACATCTCCATCAACATGAGCAAGCACACAACTTTCTTTGGGGCCATCCGCCTAGGAGATGCGCCAGCATCCTAG
- the LOC104912148 gene encoding transforming growth factor beta activator LRRC32-like has protein sequence MRSVCGAGCLLFCLLPAILRTQAGGEAKPRPPPCQQSPTEVSCRAAGLHSFPKDLPQGVKHLDLSHNLLQNLSESRLPALGQLEHLDLRSNRLEAISGSVLAQLPRLHSLLLGSNRLHQNRQDNAVTFSALQSIEVLDLSANGLESHMVRGSLSGLTTLQVLHLQGNRLRQLPAGIFQGSPRLSELDLSNNYIMDIEEGAFEALRELVVLSLALNSLHCLSSFNLRQLQVLNLSHNALELFGWEEGGGPYLLRVLDLSHNRLLSFPQLPAAHRLVHLNLSHNSITSLDPSSHHPAQFALRYEEMVSFSTSLGTAASLARLAELDLSYNCLQLLPLLFFRAMHSLFTLSVAMNCLQDITMELLTRDGDGDRNGTAVWQENAVLSVRSMDLHGNAIRALPRWFFDALPQLEAIDLGSNSLQPCGSDTGEISGGGSPRAEPCTAFHTIPHLQHLSLRRNSLTQLLPRTFSRTPLLSLDLSENQGLAVPRVALEGLEHSLQQLWLRGNRMDNSGAEIPCLDELRVLDLSGNRLSLLPTGLFCSPLQTLDVSGNQLPALPKQALVGWTRSLQTLCLAGNPFHCCELGWLDALQAAGVQLPDLHCARCIHHSIANRTAPLSSHPPWPCPQPWDGSSVLVLAALLGVLLCAGCRVCWLRGHGMGILLPQPQTDRVAEGRPAQSNTEV, from the exons ATGCGGAGTGTCTGTGGGGCAGGATGCCTGCTGTTCTGCCTGCTGCCGGCCATCCTCAGGACCCAGGCTGGTGGGGAGGCGAAGCCCAGGCCTCCACCGTGCCAGCAG AGCCCCACAGAGGtgtcctgcagggctgctgggctgcacagTTTTCCCAAGGACCTTCCCCAAGGAGTGAAGCACCTCGATCTGTCCCACAACCTCCTTCAGAACCTGTCGGAGAGCCGCCTGCCTGCACTGGGGCAGCTCGAGCACCTGGACCTGCGCTCCAACCGCCTGGAGGCCATCTCAGGGTCGGTGCTGGCCCAGCTGCCACGGCTGCACTCGTTGCTGCTGGGCTCCAACCGCCTGCACCAAAACCGTCAGGACAACGCGGTGACTTTCAGTGCACTGCAGAGTATAGAGGTGCTGGACCTGTCGGCCAACGGCTTGGAGAGCCACATGGTGAGGGGGTCCCTGAGTGGCCTCACTACACTGCAGGTGCTGCACCTGCAAGGAAACAGGCTGAGGCAGCTGCCGGCGGGCATCTTCCAGGGCTCCCCGCGGCTGAGTGAGCTGGATCTCAGCAACAACTACATCATGGACATCGAGGAGGGAGCGTTTGAGGCATTGCGGGAGCTGGTGGTGctcagcctggccctgaacTCCCTGCACTGCCTCTCCAGCTTCAACCTGCGGCAGCTGCAAGTCCTGAACCTGAGCCATAACGCCCTGGAGCTGTTTggctgggaggagggagggggtCCCTACCTGCTCCGGGTCCTCGACCTGAGCCACAACCGACTGCTCTCcttcccacagctcccagccgCTCACCGCCTCGTGCACCTCAACCTCTCCCAcaactccatcacttccctggacCCCAGCTCACACCACCCAGCCCAGTTTGCGCTGCGCTACGAGGAGATGGTGAGCTTCAGCACCTCGCTGGGCACCGCAGCCAGCCTGGCCCGCCTGGCCGAGCTGGACCTCAGCTACaactgcctgcagctgcttccGCTGCTGTTTTTCCGTGCCATGCATTCCCTGTTCACTCTCAGCGTGGCCATGAACTGCCTCCAGGACATCACTATGGAGCTGCTGACCAGGgacggggatggggacaggaatgGCACAGCTGTGTGGCAGGAGAACGCAGTGCTCTCCGTGCGCTCCATGGACCTCCATGGCAACGCCATCCGTGCTCTGCCTCGTTGGTTCTTTGATGCCCTGCCCCAGTTGGAAGCCATCGACCTGGGCTCCAACAGCCTTCAGCCCTGTGGGAGTGACACGGGGGAGATATCAGGAGGGGGCTCTCCAAGGGCAGAACCCTGCACCGCCTTCCACACCATcccccacctgcagcacctcAGCCTTCGCAGGAACAGCCTCAcccagctgctgccccgcaCCTTCAGCCGAACGCCACTCCTCTCCTTGGACCTGTCTGAGAACCAGGGCCTGGCCGTGCCACGGGTGGCACTGGAGGGGCTGGAgcactccctgcagcagctctggctgcgGGGGAACCGCATGGACAACAGCGGGGCTGAGATCCCCTGCTTGGATGAGCTCAGGGTGTTGGACCTCTCGGGCAACCGCCTGAGCCTTCTGCCCACGGGTTTGTTCTGCTCCCCACTGCAAACCCTGGATGTCAGCGGTAACCAGCTGCCAGCGCTGCCCAAGCAGGCACTGGTGGGGTGGACCCGCAGCCTGCAGACACTGTGCCTGGCAGGGAACCCTTTCCATTGCTGCGAGCTGGGCTGGCTGGatgctctgcaggcagctggtgTGCAACTGCCCGACCTGCACTGCGCACGCTGCATCCACCACAGCATCGCAAACAGGACAGCACCACTCAGCAGCCACCCGCCGtggccgtgcccacagccctgggatggcagctcagtgctggtgctggcagccctgctgggtgtcctgctgtgtgcaggctgCAGGGTGTGCTGGCTGCGGGGCCACGGGATGGGCATCCTGCTGCCCCAGCCCCAAACAGACAGAGTGGCCGAGGGGAGGCCAGCACAGAGCAACACTGAAGTATAG
- the LOC100538380 gene encoding protein Wnt-11b-like isoform X2: MTWWEAASGRQEVDVRHGCSGPNRRHPTATCHPSRSQTTTPSTPLAIFLAVTQPMGARSRLLRVGPAGPKEREGKDPEGKGWPSQQSHWPEGGNVPPPARTVLCPSLLPFLPESPHSTAVLTGVCEGQLLAFRHDCCPMCVVGRCRLSTWCAESTRASPSTDKRCFSSSRNSSRLQKPHRFPPDVPLQAQGISPFIKVEKRGFTERKISRHQNLRGWSERPIWAHRREKCGHCIWFWPRALAENGSGVSWDRIHHCRLLAGLVPDQVQICRRNLEVMHSIVQAASETKSICQKTFSGMRWNCSSIQRAPSFGPDLLKGTRESAFVHALSAAAIAHSIAQACASGSLPLCSCGSVPSELPGPDFRWGGCGDNLHYGLQLGAAFADSPLKSSMLGLQALRAMNWHNNVAGRQVLSESLDTKCKCHGVSGSCSVKTCWKALPSLGEIASELKSKYLAAIRVSHRLVGHRKQLKPTETDIRVMRDTDLVYLINSPDYCTPNVHLGSVGTQDRQCSKTSAGSDGCDLLCCGRGYNAYMEEVVERCHCKYRWCCYVVCKRCRRLEERYVCK, translated from the exons ATGACCTGGTGGGAGGCAGCGAGTGGGAGGCAGGAGGTTGATGTCAGACATGGGTGCTCAGGGCCCAACCGCCGCCATCCCACTGCCACCTGTCACCCCTCCAGATCCCAGACCACGACGCCATCCACACCCTTAGCAATTTTCCTGGCGGTGACACAGCCAATGGGGGCACGAAGCAGACTGCTGAGGGTGGGACCTGCTGGCCCCAAGGAGAGAGAAGGCAAAGACCCCGAGGGGAAGGGGTGGCCCTCACAGCAAAGCCATTGGCCAGAAGGTGGCAATGTGCCCCCCCCAGCTAGGACCGTGCTTTGCCCATCTCTGCTGCCCTTCCTGCCCGAATCCCCCCACAGCACGGCTGTGCTGACAGGTGTTTGTGAGGGGCAGCTGCTGGCCTTTCGGCATGACTGCTGCCCCATGTGCGTGGTGGGACGCTGCAGGCTGAGCACGTGGTGCGCAGAAAGCACCCGAGCATCTCCCAGCACTGACAAACGCTGCTTTTCCTCCTCAAGAAACTCCTCGCGCCTCCAGAAGCCGCACAGATTTCCCCCCGATGTCCCCCTCCAGGCACAAGGCATTTCTCCATTCATCAAGGTTGAAAAAAGGGgatttacagagagaaaaatttcACGACACCAGAATCTTCGGGGCTGGAGTGAAAGGCCCATTTGGGCTCACAGGAGGGAGAAGTGTGGACACTGCATCTGGTTCTGGCCAAG AGCATTGGCAGAGAACGGCAGCGGAGTGTCCTGGGACAGAATCCACCACTGCCGGCTGCTGGCTGGGCTCGTGCCCGACCAGGTCCAGATATGCCGCAGGAACCTGGAGGTCATGCACAGCATCGTTCAGGCTGCCAGCGAGACCAAGAGCATCTGCCAAAAGACCTTTTCAGGCATGAGGTGGAATTGCTCCTCCATCCAGCGTGCTCCCAGCTTTGGTCCTGACCTGCTGAAAG GGACCAGGGAATCTGCCTTTGTCCACGCGCTCTCCGCCGCCGCCATTGCACACTCCATTGCCCAAGCCTGTGCTTCAGGGTCACTCCCGCTCTGCTCCTGCGGCTCTGTCCCCTCTGAGCTCCCCGGGCCGGACTTCAGATGGGGTGGCTGCGGGGACAACCTGCACTACGGCCTCCAGCTCGGTGCTGCTTTTGCTGACAGCCCCCTAAAATCCAGCATGCTGGGGTTGCAGGCTCTGAGGGCCATGAATTGGCATAACAACGTGGCAGGAAGGCAG GTGCTGAGTGAGTCCCTGGATACCAAGTGCAAATGCCACGGTGTTTCAGGCTCCTGTTCGGTGAAGACCTGTTGGAAGGCACTGCCGAGCCTGGGTGAAATTGCCTCCGAGCTCAAATCCAAATACCTGGCAGCCATCAGGGTGAGCCACCGCCTCGTGGGGCACAGGAAGCAGCTGAAGCCCACAGAAACAGACATCAGGGTGATGAGAGACACGGACCTGGTTTATCTGATTAACTCCCCCGACTACTGCACGCCCAATGTCCACCTGGGGTCTGTGGGGACACAGGATAG GCAGTGCAGCAAGACGTCTGCAGGCAGTGATGGCTGCGACCTGCTATGCTGTGGCCGTGGCTACAACGCTTACatggaggaggtggtggagagGTGTCACTGCAAGTACCGCTGGTGCTGCTACGTGGTGTGCAAGAGGTGCCGGCGGCTGGAGGAGAGGTATGTCTGTAAGTAG
- the LOC100538380 gene encoding protein Wnt-11b-like isoform X1: protein MGRLAVPTAAVLLCQLGLAMAIQWLALAENGSGVSWDRIHHCRLLAGLVPDQVQICRRNLEVMHSIVQAASETKSICQKTFSGMRWNCSSIQRAPSFGPDLLKGTRESAFVHALSAAAIAHSIAQACASGSLPLCSCGSVPSELPGPDFRWGGCGDNLHYGLQLGAAFADSPLKSSMLGLQALRAMNWHNNVAGRQVLSESLDTKCKCHGVSGSCSVKTCWKALPSLGEIASELKSKYLAAIRVSHRLVGHRKQLKPTETDIRVMRDTDLVYLINSPDYCTPNVHLGSVGTQDRQCSKTSAGSDGCDLLCCGRGYNAYMEEVVERCHCKYRWCCYVVCKRCRRLEERYVCK, encoded by the exons ATGGGCCGACTCGCTGTGCCCACTGCcgcagtgctgctctgccagctgggGCTCGCCATGGCCATCCAGTGGCT AGCATTGGCAGAGAACGGCAGCGGAGTGTCCTGGGACAGAATCCACCACTGCCGGCTGCTGGCTGGGCTCGTGCCCGACCAGGTCCAGATATGCCGCAGGAACCTGGAGGTCATGCACAGCATCGTTCAGGCTGCCAGCGAGACCAAGAGCATCTGCCAAAAGACCTTTTCAGGCATGAGGTGGAATTGCTCCTCCATCCAGCGTGCTCCCAGCTTTGGTCCTGACCTGCTGAAAG GGACCAGGGAATCTGCCTTTGTCCACGCGCTCTCCGCCGCCGCCATTGCACACTCCATTGCCCAAGCCTGTGCTTCAGGGTCACTCCCGCTCTGCTCCTGCGGCTCTGTCCCCTCTGAGCTCCCCGGGCCGGACTTCAGATGGGGTGGCTGCGGGGACAACCTGCACTACGGCCTCCAGCTCGGTGCTGCTTTTGCTGACAGCCCCCTAAAATCCAGCATGCTGGGGTTGCAGGCTCTGAGGGCCATGAATTGGCATAACAACGTGGCAGGAAGGCAG GTGCTGAGTGAGTCCCTGGATACCAAGTGCAAATGCCACGGTGTTTCAGGCTCCTGTTCGGTGAAGACCTGTTGGAAGGCACTGCCGAGCCTGGGTGAAATTGCCTCCGAGCTCAAATCCAAATACCTGGCAGCCATCAGGGTGAGCCACCGCCTCGTGGGGCACAGGAAGCAGCTGAAGCCCACAGAAACAGACATCAGGGTGATGAGAGACACGGACCTGGTTTATCTGATTAACTCCCCCGACTACTGCACGCCCAATGTCCACCTGGGGTCTGTGGGGACACAGGATAG GCAGTGCAGCAAGACGTCTGCAGGCAGTGATGGCTGCGACCTGCTATGCTGTGGCCGTGGCTACAACGCTTACatggaggaggtggtggagagGTGTCACTGCAAGTACCGCTGGTGCTGCTACGTGGTGTGCAAGAGGTGCCGGCGGCTGGAGGAGAGGTATGTCTGTAAGTAG